TTAAGCGGCCTTTTCCGGTGATTTGAGCTTTTTTCTCACCGTTAAATGCTGTTGCGCTATCTTTATATTCAACCCAGACGATTCCTTCATCATTTGTTCTATAAATTCTTTTCGCTTTCCCTTCATATAACAAATCTAGCTTTTCCATTGAATAAGCCCTCCCAGGGACAGAATGTTATGACTTTTTGCTATAGAGATTAGACTCTCAACCGTTGATTGAAGCGAAATGCAATCGCTTCAATCAACTAGGTATATAAACCAAGATTTGAATCAATCTCCGCTTATACAAAGTTTTACAAACCTAGTCGTTCAAAAATCATATCCACATGTTTGATGTGGTAGTTGTAGTCAAAGCAGTCGTCGATTTGTGCTGGTGTTAGGCGTGATGATATTTTTTCTTCTGCTTCGACTAGTTCACGGAAATGGACTTGTTTTTCCCAAGCTTCCATTGCTTTTGGTTGGACTGTATCGTACGCTTCTTCACGTGTCATTCCTGCATCGATTAATGCTAGTAAAACACGTTGAGAGTAGATTAAACCTAATGTACGATCCATGTTACGCTTCATGTTTTCTGGGAACACAGTTAAGTTTTTAATGATATTGCTAAAACGGTTTAGCATATAATTAAGGCCGATTGTTGCATCCGGTAAAATAATACGTTCTGCAGATGAATGTGAGATATCACGTTCATGCCATAATGGTACATTTTCATAGGCTGTTAACATGTAACCACGAATAACACGAGCAATTCCTGTCATGTTTTCTGAACCGATTGGGTTACGTTTATGAGGCATAGCTGATGAACCTTTTTGACCTTTTGCAAAAAACTCTTCAACCTCACGTGTTTCACTCTTTTGTAAGCTTCGAACTTCTACTGCAAATTTTTCAATCGAAGTTGCAATTAAAGCAAGTGTACTCATATATTCTGCATGACGATCACGCTGAAGAGTTTGTGTTGAAATAGGAGCAGCTGTTAAGCCCAATTTTTCACACACGTATTTCTCAACAAAAGGATCGATATTTGCATATGTACCAACAGCTCCGGAGATTTTTCCAGCTTCCACTGTTGCTGTAGCACGCTTGAATCTTTCCAAGTTACGCTTCATTTCTTCGTGCCATAAAGCAAGCTTTAGACCAAATGTAGTAGGTTCTGCATGCACTCCATGAGTACGTCCCATCATAACGGTGTGTTTATGTTCACGTGCTTTTTCAGCTAAAATCTGAACAAAATTCTCAATATCTCGTAACAAAATATTGTTAGCTTGTTTTAATAAATACGATAATGCTGTATCAACAACATCTGTTGAAGTTAATCCATAATGTACCCATTTTCTTTCTTCGCCAAGGGTTTCTGACACTGCACGTGTGAAAGCCACAACATCATGACGTGTTTCTTCTTCTATTTCTTTAATTCGATCTATATTGAAAGATGCCTTTTCACGAATAAGAGCAACATCTTCCTTTGGAATATCACCAAGTTCAGCCCACGCTTCACAAGCTAAAATTTCTACCTCTAACCATGCATTAAAGCGATTTTCTTCTGTCCAAATCGCACCCATTTCTGGTCTTGTATAACGTTCAATCATGTCTTAACCCCCGATTAATTCTTTAGTTTCTTTACTCCATATTTGAAGCGTTTCTATCTGCATAAGGATTTCTTTTGTATTATTACCTAAAATGGTCAAATGCCCCATTTTTCTTTTAATCTTCGCTTCCTTTTTACCGTATAAATGCAATTTGCATTTTTCAAACTCCTGAATCTTTTGTAAAACAGGACCCACATGCTCACCTAAAATATTGACCATCACAACCGGCTTTAACAACGTTGTTTCACCTAGTGGCCAATTACAGACTGCCCTGATATGCTGTTCAAACTGTGATGTTTCACATGCATCAATTGAATAATGACCTGAGTTATGCGGCCTTGGTGCCAACTCATTAATATAAATCATATTATCCGCTGTCACAAACATTTCAACAGCTAATGTCCCAACCATATTGAATTCCCGAGCCATTTGAATCGCCATTTGTTCAGCTTTAAATGCTACTTCATTTGGAATTCTTGCTGGCACGATTGTTTGATGTAAAATATTTTCAACATGGATATTTTCTGCTACAGGAAACGTTTTTACATCTCCTGTGACATTTCTTGAAACAATCACTGAAATTTCCTTCGTATAAGAAATCCAAGCTTCAACTACACAGGTTCCATTCTTCAATAATGCCTTTGCTTCAGTTATATCTTGTTCTTTTGTTATGACGTACTGCCCTTTACCATCATAGCCACCACGGCAAGTCTTTACAACACAAGGGATTTGTAGCTTTTGCACTGCGTCCTCTAGTTCTTGTTCAGTTTCTACAACAATATACGGGGCTACACTTAATCCAATACTTGAAATGGCATCTTTTTCTGTAGCCCTATCCTGTGTTATAGCTAATAATCTACTACCCTGTGGTAGATTTGCATTCTGCTCTAGCCATGTCAATGTTTCATAGTCTATGTTTTCAAACTCATATGTTATAACATCA
This sequence is a window from Cytobacillus luteolus. Protein-coding genes within it:
- the purK gene encoding 5-(carboxyamino)imidazole ribonucleotide synthase, translated to MIRKITLPGETIGIIGGGQLGRMMALSAREMGYSIAVLDPTPNSPCGQIADLEITAGFTDIDAIKKLAEVSDVITYEFENIDYETLTWLEQNANLPQGSRLLAITQDRATEKDAISSIGLSVAPYIVVETEQELEDAVQKLQIPCVVKTCRGGYDGKGQYVITKEQDITEAKALLKNGTCVVEAWISYTKEISVIVSRNVTGDVKTFPVAENIHVENILHQTIVPARIPNEVAFKAEQMAIQMAREFNMVGTLAVEMFVTADNMIYINELAPRPHNSGHYSIDACETSQFEQHIRAVCNWPLGETTLLKPVVMVNILGEHVGPVLQKIQEFEKCKLHLYGKKEAKIKRKMGHLTILGNNTKEILMQIETLQIWSKETKELIGG
- the purB gene encoding adenylosuccinate lyase, yielding MIERYTRPEMGAIWTEENRFNAWLEVEILACEAWAELGDIPKEDVALIREKASFNIDRIKEIEEETRHDVVAFTRAVSETLGEERKWVHYGLTSTDVVDTALSYLLKQANNILLRDIENFVQILAEKAREHKHTVMMGRTHGVHAEPTTFGLKLALWHEEMKRNLERFKRATATVEAGKISGAVGTYANIDPFVEKYVCEKLGLTAAPISTQTLQRDRHAEYMSTLALIATSIEKFAVEVRSLQKSETREVEEFFAKGQKGSSAMPHKRNPIGSENMTGIARVIRGYMLTAYENVPLWHERDISHSSAERIILPDATIGLNYMLNRFSNIIKNLTVFPENMKRNMDRTLGLIYSQRVLLALIDAGMTREEAYDTVQPKAMEAWEKQVHFRELVEAEEKISSRLTPAQIDDCFDYNYHIKHVDMIFERLGL